One Azospirillaceae bacterium DNA segment encodes these proteins:
- a CDS encoding ABC transporter permease, which produces MRGVGLIARRLVAAVPTVVLVALGAYLLLELAPGDAADAYLAQTGGDAGFAAEVRHRFGLEGTGAERLVRFLGNLAAGDLGTSAVFGRRVAEVVVERLPTTLALMVCAVAFAALLGGWTGLLAGARPGSPRDRLLSVAALILLALPSFWLGLLLVYLFGVRLGWLPTAGLHAVGGGGAGWLDVARHLVLPTVALGAGYVALYMRTLRAGMVDAWRAEHVRAARARGLDERAVVWRAVARPALLPVVVLLGQQAGALFGGSVVVETVFGIPGMGRLAYEAVAGRDAQLLVGVVLVGTLVVIAANLVVDLLLARLDPRIGAADA; this is translated from the coding sequence GTCCCGACGGTGGTGCTCGTCGCCCTCGGCGCCTACCTGTTGCTGGAACTGGCCCCGGGCGATGCCGCCGATGCCTATCTGGCGCAGACGGGCGGCGATGCCGGCTTCGCCGCCGAGGTGCGCCACCGTTTCGGGCTGGAAGGTACAGGCGCCGAACGCTTGGTGCGCTTCCTCGGCAATCTCGCCGCGGGCGACCTCGGCACCTCGGCCGTGTTCGGGCGGCGGGTGGCCGAGGTGGTGGTCGAGCGGCTTCCCACCACGCTGGCGCTGATGGTGTGCGCCGTCGCATTCGCGGCGCTGCTCGGCGGCTGGACCGGCCTTCTGGCGGGGGCCCGTCCGGGGTCCCCGCGCGACCGGCTGCTGTCCGTGGCGGCACTGATCCTTCTGGCCTTGCCGAGCTTCTGGCTGGGGCTTCTGCTCGTCTATCTGTTCGGGGTCCGGCTGGGGTGGCTGCCGACCGCCGGATTGCATGCGGTCGGGGGCGGTGGGGCCGGTTGGCTGGACGTCGCCCGGCATCTGGTCCTGCCCACGGTGGCGCTGGGGGCGGGGTACGTCGCGCTCTACATGCGGACCCTCCGCGCCGGCATGGTGGACGCGTGGCGGGCGGAGCATGTGCGCGCCGCCCGGGCCCGCGGGCTCGATGAGCGGGCGGTGGTCTGGCGCGCGGTGGCCCGGCCGGCGCTGCTGCCGGTGGTCGTGCTGCTGGGCCAGCAGGCGGGGGCCCTGTTCGGCGGCAGCGTGGTGGTCGAGACGGTGTTCGGAATTCCAGGCATGGGCCGTCTGGCGTACGAGGCGGTGGCCGGACGCGACGCCCAGCTTCTGGTGGGGGTGGTGCTGGTCGGGACGCTGGTGGTGATCGCGGCGAACCTGGTGGTCGATCTGCTGCTCGCACGGCTCGACCCCCGTATCGGGGCCGCCGATGCCTGA